The nucleotide window GTCGCTGAATGTATCGAGCAGCAGGCCATCCGCAGCAGCGTAGTGATGGGCGGTCTCTAATAATGCGGCAGACTCTGCTAAGCCGCTAGCGTTGACATGCAGAGCTCGCAGCCACGGCAAGCGCACGCTAGCGGCAAGCGTTAAGCACTGTGCAGGCGTTTCATCGCCATGAAATTGCACTATAGATAAAGGGACCGCTTCTATCGCCTGGCGTAGCATAGCTGCATCTGGATTGACGAATAATCCAACCAATGAGACAAACGGTGGCACATAGCGCGCCAATTCCGCCGCTCGAGAAAAGCTCAACGCTCGCGCACTGGCAGGATAAAATACAAAACCAATCGCATCCACACCTAAGCTCACTGCCTGCTCTATATCTTGTGGGCGCGTCAAGCCACAGAATTTAATCCGCGTGCGTGCGTGTAACCCCGTTGCTAGCTGCTGTGCGACCATACTTCTCCCCACGACTGACTCGCCAGCTCAGGCGCGGGCACGCTCAAAGCGGGCGGGTAGCCAATCTTTGCAAGATATAGGCCATCCGCCATAAAAGTGGGCGCGGCGCGGCGGCGCTCACGCGCAGCAAGTACCGTTTGCAGCCAATCAACGGATTGCCTGCCGCGACCAATTTCAACCAAACAGCCCATGATATTTCGCACCATATGATGCAAAAAGGCATTCGCCCTAAAACGAAAATGAATAAAGTGGCCCCGCGCTTCAATATCCAGCGCATATAAATGCTTACACGGCGATTTAGCCTGACATTCAGAAGAGCGAAAGGCGGAAAAATCATGCTCGCCCAGCAATATGCGCGCTGCGGCGCGCATATTGCTCAGATCAAGCTCAGCCTGGTGCACCCATCCAGCGCGGCCGGCCAAAAGGGGCGCGCGAATCGCATGCGTATACAGCACATAGTAATAAGTCCGCTCATGGGCGCTAAAGCGCGCATGAAATTCAGCGGGCACCTGCTTGGCCCATTGCACCGCAATGCTATCTGGCAAAAAAGCGTTGACACCGCGCACCCACGCAAATATAGGACGTTGCACCTCAGTGTCAAAATGCACGACCTGACCCAACGCATGCACACCCGCATCGGTCCGCCCGGCAGCGACGGTCTTCAACGGACATGTGGCAAATAATGCCAAGGCGTGTTCCAGCACATCTTGCACCGTATTGCGGTGCCGTTGCGACTGCCAACCGGAGAATGGCGTGCCGTTATATTGTAAACCTAAAGCAATACGCATCGTGGCTTACACACTCAATGCGCGCGGTTGCTTAAATTTCATGGAGCGGCCAATAAAATTCTTAGCATCCGCCGTAAAGGTTCAGCCGCGCCCCAAAGTAACTGATCACCGACCGTAAATGCGCACAGAAATTGGTTACCTAAGACCGGCTTGCGCAATCGGCCAATCGGCACGGATAACGTACCTGTAACGGCTGCCGGCGTGAGTTGATTCAGCGATGCAACGCGTTCATTTGGGACCACTTTTACCCAGTCATTCGCTGCCGCTATGGTATTTTCAATGTCAGCGAGCGGCACGTCTTGCGTGAGCTTAATGGTCAATGCTTGTGCGTGGCAACGCATCGCGCCAATACGCACGCAAATGCCATCTACAGGTACTGAGCCCGCCACGCCTAATGGTGGTTTGCCGAGAATTTTATTGGTTTCAGCGGCCCCTTTCCATTCTTCGCGCGATAAACCCTGGCCCAGGTCTTGGTCAATCCAAGGCAACAACGAGCCCGCCAACGGCGCGCCAAACTGAGCTACCGGCATTTGCTCACTGTTCATAGCAGCCAACACACTGTGATCAATGTCCAAGATGGCGGCGGTCGGATCAGCTAAGTTTTGCTTGGCCGCGCCATATAGCGTACCCATTTGTTGCAGTAATTCACGCATATTCTGAGCGCCAGCACCAGAAGCGGCCTGATAGGTCATCGCACTGACCCACTCGACTAAACCCGCGCGAAAAAGACCGCCAAGCGCCATTAACATGAGACTAACTGTGCAATTGCCACCAATATAATTTTTAACACCACGGCCTAATGCGTCTTTAATCACGTGCGCATTGACTGGGTCTAAGATAATGACGGCATCCTCTTCCATCCGCAGCGAAGAAGCAGCATCAATCCAATACCCCCCCCAACCCGCCGCGCGCAGCTTGGGAAATATCTCCGTTGTGTAAGCGCCGCCTTGGCAAGTTATAATAATTTCACACTGCTTGAGCGCTTGAAGATCATAGGCATCTTTCAGCTTCGTTTCATTTTTAGCTAGAGACGGTGCCGCGGCACCTGCACTACTGGTACTAAAAAATAACGGTTCAATCAATGCAAAATCGTTTTCTTCGCACATGCGTTGCAGCAAAACTGAGCCCACCATGCCGCGCCAACCCACCAAACCAACAGTCTTCATCTTTTTACTCATTTAATACCCAGTTGCTCAAGCTACGCCAGTGCCTTAACCACCGCCTCACCCATTGCTTGAGTACCCACTTTATGCATACCCGGGGTCCAAATATCCGCTGTACGCAATCCTTGCGCCAATACCTTTTTGACCGCAGCTTCAATCCGATCAGCCTGCTGCGGCTGCTGCAATGAATAGCGCAACATCATCGCTGCCGATAAAATCGTCGCCAACGGATTAGCTAAATCCTGACCGGCTATATCCGGCGCCGAACCGTGCGCCGGCTCATACAGCCCTTTATGGCCCGCGCTCAGCGAAGCAGAAGGCAACATCCCAATCGAACCGGTTAACATCGCTACTTGATCAGAAAGAATATCTCCAAATAAATTGCCGGTCACAATCACGTCGAATGACTTAGGCGCTCGCACCAACTGCATCGCTGCGTTATCGACATACAGATGCGACAGCGCAACATCCGGGTAGTCTTGCGCCACATCAATGACTGTTTCACGCCACAATTGAGAGGTCTCAAGCACATTGGCTTTATCCACGCTAGTCAGCCGCCGGCTGCGTTTTTGCGCGGCCTGAAATGCGACCTGGGCAATCCGGCGCACTTCAGGCTCGCTGTAGCGCATCGTATCAAAACCTTCACGGCAACCTTTAAAAGGGCCATCCGGCGCCGGCCGGATTCCACGCGGCTGGCCAAAATAAATATCGCCGCTCAATTCGCGCACAATTAAAATATCCAGGCCATCGACAATTTCTGGTTTCAAAGACGAAGCCAGCGCAAGTTCTGCGTAGAGAACCGCCGGACGCAAATTAGCGAATAATTGCAAATGCTTGCGCAAACCTAAAATGGCTTGTTCAGGGCGCAATTCACGCGGCAGAGTATCGTATTTCCAATCGCCCACCGCGCCAAATAAAATCGCATCCGCGGCCTGCGCCAACGCTAGCGTTGCTGCGGGCAAGGGGTGTCCATCCGCTTCATAGCCGGCGCCCCCCACTGGCGCTTGTTCAAAGTCAAAAGAGACGTCAAGCGCCTCCAGAACCTTGAGCGCTTGCGCCACAATCTCCGGGCCGATCCCATCCCCTGCCAAGACTGCGATTTTAGTCATTTTCGCTACCGCTGCTCAATTGGTTTGGCTTCACGCGGTGTCCGCCCAACAAAAAGCTGACGTGGTCGGCCAATTTTTTGGTCCGGCTCAGAAATCATTTCATTCCATTGAGCAATCCAACCAATTGTGCGCGCCATAGCGAAAATGCAAGTGAACATCGAAGTTGGAATACCCAATGCACGTTGCACAATGCCTGAATAGAAATCGACATTAGGGTAAAGTTTGCGGGAGACAAAATATTCGTCTTCGAGCGCAATTTTTTCTAGCTCCATCGCCAATTTGAAGAGCGGCTCGTCATGCAAGCCTAACTCTTCCAGCACATCGTGGCACGTCTCGCGCATGAGCTTAGCGCGTGGATCATAGTTCTTATAGACGCGATGGCCAAAGCCCATTAATTTTACGCTTGATTGCTTATCTTTAACCTGCCGAATAAACTCTGGAATCCGTTCTGGCGAGCCAATTTCTTCTAGCATATTCAGCGCGGCTTCATTCGCCCCGCCATGCGCAGGCCCCCATAGACACGCAATACCTGCCGCCACGCAAGCGAATGGGTTAGCGCCGGACGACCCGGCCAGCCGTACCGTTGAGGTTGAAGCATTTTGCTCATGGTCGGCATGCAAAATCAAAATGCGGTCAAGAGCACGTACCAAGACATCGTTGATCTTATATTCTTCGCACGGATTGGCGAACATCATGCGCATAAAATTAGCGCTATAAGACAGCTCATTGAGCGGGTATACGAACGGCATTCCAGTATTATATTTATAAGCCATCGCAACCAACGTTGGTAGTTTAGCGATGAGCCGGATGGCCGATACTTCGCGGTGGCGCGCATCATTAATATTTAATGAATCATGATAAAACGCAGATAGAGCGCCAACACAACCCGTTAGTACTGCCATGGGATGCGAATCGCGCCGAAAGCCCCGGAAAAAAAACTGCATCTGCTCATGCACCATCGTATGCTTAGTGACAAGCTCGCTAAATTCTCGCTTCTGCTCCAAATTGGGCAAATCGCCTTTTAATAGTAAATGGCAAACATCTAAGAAATCGCCATGCACCGCAAGCTGCTCAATCGGATAGCCGCGATGCAGGAGTTCGCCTTTCTCGCCATCGATATAGGTAATGGCTGAATTACAGGCTGCCGTAGACATAAAACCAGGATCATATGTAAATTTTCCAGTCTGACCATATAGTTTACGAATATCGATCGCATCAGGACCAAGTGTCCCCTGGTAAATTGGCAGCTCAACGCTGGGCGAGCCATCACTAAAAGAAAGCGTCGCTTTTACATCGGATGGAGTCATAAGCGTCCTCGAGTTAAAAAATGGCATAGCGGATGTTGCAACAAAGCAAACCGTGGGCTTGCCTAGGCTTTACAATGAAACTAGAGTATGTAGTTCATTTAACTAGCGCGTAACAGCGCCAGCACACGTAATCCGTCTGAACTGGCGAACTCACCCTGTGGCTGCGTTCGAGCAAGGAGTAAA belongs to Mycoavidus sp. B2-EB and includes:
- a CDS encoding phosphoribosylanthranilate isomerase; the protein is MVAQQLATGLHARTRIKFCGLTRPQDIEQAVSLGVDAIGFVFYPASARALSFSRAAELARYVPPFVSLVGLFVNPDAAMLRQAIEAVPLSIVQFHGDETPAQCLTLAASVRLPWLRALHVNASGLAESAALLETAHHYAAADGLLLDTFSDGYGGSGQSFDWSCIPTALASRIILSGGLNAENIRDAIMRVRPYAVDVSTGIEVLEIKGVKDHSKMAAFMRAVKAADSC
- the truA gene encoding tRNA pseudouridine(38-40) synthase TruA — encoded protein: MRIALGLQYNGTPFSGWQSQRHRNTVQDVLEHALALFATCPLKTVAAGRTDAGVHALGQVVHFDTEVQRPIFAWVRGVNAFLPDSIAVQWAKQVPAEFHARFSAHERTYYYVLYTHAIRAPLLAGRAGWVHQAELDLSNMRAAARILLGEHDFSAFRSSECQAKSPCKHLYALDIEARGHFIHFRFRANAFLHHMVRNIMGCLVEIGRGRQSVDWLQTVLAARERRRAAPTFMADGLYLAKIGYPPALSVPAPELASQSWGEVWSHSS
- the asd gene encoding aspartate-semialdehyde dehydrogenase gives rise to the protein MKTVGLVGWRGMVGSVLLQRMCEENDFALIEPLFFSTSSAGAAAPSLAKNETKLKDAYDLQALKQCEIIITCQGGAYTTEIFPKLRAAGWGGYWIDAASSLRMEEDAVIILDPVNAHVIKDALGRGVKNYIGGNCTVSLMLMALGGLFRAGLVEWVSAMTYQAASGAGAQNMRELLQQMGTLYGAAKQNLADPTAAILDIDHSVLAAMNSEQMPVAQFGAPLAGSLLPWIDQDLGQGLSREEWKGAAETNKILGKPPLGVAGSVPVDGICVRIGAMRCHAQALTIKLTQDVPLADIENTIAAANDWVKVVPNERVASLNQLTPAAVTGTLSVPIGRLRKPVLGNQFLCAFTVGDQLLWGAAEPLRRMLRILLAAP
- the leuB gene encoding 3-isopropylmalate dehydrogenase, encoding MTKIAVLAGDGIGPEIVAQALKVLEALDVSFDFEQAPVGGAGYEADGHPLPAATLALAQAADAILFGAVGDWKYDTLPRELRPEQAILGLRKHLQLFANLRPAVLYAELALASSLKPEIVDGLDILIVRELSGDIYFGQPRGIRPAPDGPFKGCREGFDTMRYSEPEVRRIAQVAFQAAQKRSRRLTSVDKANVLETSQLWRETVIDVAQDYPDVALSHLYVDNAAMQLVRAPKSFDVIVTGNLFGDILSDQVAMLTGSIGMLPSASLSAGHKGLYEPAHGSAPDIAGQDLANPLATILSAAMMLRYSLQQPQQADRIEAAVKKVLAQGLRTADIWTPGMHKVGTQAMGEAVVKALA
- a CDS encoding citrate synthase; translated protein: MTPSDVKATLSFSDGSPSVELPIYQGTLGPDAIDIRKLYGQTGKFTYDPGFMSTAACNSAITYIDGEKGELLHRGYPIEQLAVHGDFLDVCHLLLKGDLPNLEQKREFSELVTKHTMVHEQMQFFFRGFRRDSHPMAVLTGCVGALSAFYHDSLNINDARHREVSAIRLIAKLPTLVAMAYKYNTGMPFVYPLNELSYSANFMRMMFANPCEEYKINDVLVRALDRILILHADHEQNASTSTVRLAGSSGANPFACVAAGIACLWGPAHGGANEAALNMLEEIGSPERIPEFIRQVKDKQSSVKLMGFGHRVYKNYDPRAKLMRETCHDVLEELGLHDEPLFKLAMELEKIALEDEYFVSRKLYPNVDFYSGIVQRALGIPTSMFTCIFAMARTIGWIAQWNEMISEPDQKIGRPRQLFVGRTPREAKPIEQR